The Hydra vulgaris chromosome 05, alternate assembly HydraT2T_AEP genome includes the window tttctaataaacttATTGGAATCAAGGGAAAAAATGCCAGTTTGATTGGAAAGCACAATGGAAATaagatatttgaataaaaatatgaacatatatatatatgtatttatatatatatatatatatatatatatatatatatatacatacatttgcAACCagcatcgaacaatgctaaaaagtattcctaattttacatatcttaaaaacgaaacaaactaaactaccacagcaaacagttcaggagtctgaagtcatagcatgccatgatttgagcaatcagctgacaggtgacaacacacaggcagaatttcgttgacaagtgccattttgcagcggacaaaacaagtgcaactttttggtttgtttcattttcttaagtctggtctgtgtcaacgtcacggaagttttttaacaattaaagaaagtattcagaagtttccagaagcatgcagaagcttcgagaagtttccagaagaagcatctggtaGCATCCAGAaatatccagaaacattcaggagcatccagaagcatcgaaaagaagcatctagaatcttccagaacaggttcactcaggttcattttactatataagagacatgtaaatcGACATGttattcagtcagtatatggaagtcaatcagtcagtattatcaagacagtttatcgaagcaagttttatcaaagtgttttattgaagaacatcaatacaagaagtgaaatacaacaagtgtttcattacatcaatacagtccacatccaaccaagatgttgtgttccacagagcattattgtatcatcataaggtaaatgtaacacggtaagccttgagaagcatgattatttatttttattatttttatgacttcaagtgcaaaaatggctcccaacagtcttggattggaactaagaaagaaaattaaaggtgattacgtaagtggaatgtcacaaaaaagtatttgtgataaatatcgcgtgaaaaaatggaccgtatcaagactatgttccaaatatcgttctactgGGAAGTTgacagcagataacaaaggtggaagaccgcattccaccacttctagagaggattctatgatcatcagatccgtcaagaaggatccctggatatcatcagtcgagatacaaaagcaattagagctgcctgtattgaaccgaacaatcagacgacgtgctgttgaagctgGATTGTTTTCTCAACGCCCTGCAatgaaaccgctgatttcactaaaaaaccagaagaaaagacttcTGTCGGCTACATCtgatattgactggaatgtgcagaaacggcaaactgtcctgttcagtgatgaatcgaagttcaacattgggagcgatggcatttgccgtgtacgtcgaccggccggaaaatgcctcgatttacgttactacCATAAGAcggtgaagcatggtggaggcaatgtaatggacTGGGGGTGTTTTtttgctaacggtctaggtccaatacatcgaaacaatggaataatggaccatttcatgtataaaaatattgtgaaagatgttatgttacctcatgctgaatggaatatgccaataaaatgggtttttcagcaagacaacgatccgaaacacactgcaaaagtattCAAGCAGtagtttcaagacaaccacctatcgatGGTGGATTGGCTGCCTCAATCTCTGGATCTCAACGTTATCGAAAActtgtgggagatcgtcaaccgcagaattaattgtgaaggtgtttgtaataaggatcaactgtttgaacaaatccaaaaggcctgggcagcgattccacaaagtttcattgatcacctgatcgaatctatgcctcaaagatgcaaggctttgatcgacaacaaaggattcgccatgaaatattgatagcgaaatacagctcgGTCAACATTTTGtcgagttgcacttgttttgtccagaaggaaattaactttttttaatgcttttgattaatttattaattttcgtgtgcAAGTAGTGAACTTTGTGacgaataaaacttgaagaactttgtctctaaacagttacatagtcatttctctaaattgaaaaaatgcagcacttttatataaagaaactaaattagcattatttggttgcactcgttttgtccgatactgtatatatgtatatatatatgtatgtatgtatgtatttatatatatatgtatatatatatatatatatatgtatatatatctatatatatatatgtatgtatatatgtatgtatatatatatgtatatatatgtgtgtgtgtatatatatatatatatatatatatatatatatatatatatatatatatatatatatatatatatatatatatatatatatatatatatatatatatatatatatatatatatatatatatatatatatatatatatatacagatattgattgtttatgtactatattatcttaaaataattAGCATTAATTGGTTGCACtcgttttgtccgatactgtatatatgtatatatatatgtatgtatatatgtatgtatatatatttgtatatatatgtatatatatatatatatatatgtatatatatctatatatatgtatgtatatatatatgtatgtatatatatatgtatatatatgtgtgtgtatatatatgtatatgtatatatatatatatatatatatatatatatatatatatatatacatatatatatatatatatatatatatatatatatatatatatatatatatacagatattgattgtttatgtactatattatcttaaaataatacaaaaactctTGAACGTAAAACAGTGctcaatattgcaataatagagcaataaatatttaaaagtttcatgccataCACGGCAATCATTATCAATCAGTCAATCTCTGGTTTAAGTCCTAGAGGTTtgagtgtttatatatatatatatatatatatatatatatatatatatatatatatatatatatatatatatatatatatatatatttaggtcAGCATCTCTATCATAATGATTGTCTCtatttgattaaacttttttcttgcGATAGCAATTTTGAGGTTTGTGTTTATTCAGGATCAAACtgattttcattgtttttttagttaaataatgctatatatattttttttagattggtGTAGTTCTTGAATCTATGCAAAAGCTGATGAGTCGACAAAAAACCTTCGGTTTAAGTCCTAGAGGTTTGGGTTTTTTTCTCTCACAAGTTTTGTACAGCTAGTTGTATAGATTGATTGCTTTTTGCTTGTCGCTTTGTATTTACTGAacctaaaaagttaaattaaatatgtttaaatctTAAGTTGATtgttaatgtttaattttaaaaaaaaattaaggtattaaaaatataattataagttatatatatatatatatatatatatatatatatatatatatatatatatatatatatatttatatatatatatatatacatatatatatatatatatatttatatatatatatatatacatatatatatatatatatatatatatatatatatatatatatatatatatatatatatatatatatatatatatatatatacacacacacacacagggTGCGGAAAAAGTTCTCGTAccaaagtataatttttaaaatttatatgtatggTGTTTTCTTTCAATATATATAGTGTGTTTTTAGTATTCCTTCGTattcttttagtatttttaagtattattttgttttaaattaaagtgtAATTTGTTTCTCATCTTGTACAGGAACTTTTGctgtttttgcttttatatttttgtaggGGAACTTTTTCCGCAccctgtgtgtatatataaatttgtttaatttacataagtctttacattatttatttgtcaGCGGATATATGTAAAGCAAAAGTTCTATGAACAATCTGATTTGAAGCCGAGAATCTGAAAGTAAATTAACTTAATGATGTGTTTTGATCTTATATGATTGTTCTTGTACAGAATTTTATGCTTTATTCAAGTGAATTGAAGATTATGTTGACACTTGACATTGTATCCTATATGAATTGcgaaaaatcaaatattttaataataagtcttatctttaaaatctttgaaaaaagcTACACTTATTTAACtgtcttatttgaaaaaaaataatgattgcatatttaaaatgttgtaattttcaattaataataatttaatttttaatagaagataataatttaattttttgatatgctCTAATATGTTATGGATCTACATTATATAGCTCTACATTATTctattttactttactttattaaatgcataGTTTAGGGGCCATCCATATATTAGGTACACATCGAGGAAGGGAAGGTGTTCCAAGTCAGGGGGGATTGATCTAACAAATGTATGtaaacaaatgcaaaaattgAGGTGACAGTTCACGTTCACTTGCCCATTAATAAATAGTGAACACTGCTCACGTTCACGGCCTGTTAAGGTTATATAGGTTGAACAGGCAAAAACAAGGTGGTCACATTTGATGCGTGAATAAAATTGGGGAAGGAGGGTTAGACCAccaagctttttaaatttttgtgccCAAACAAACATTGTTTGGgtgtgttaaaaagttttaactaacAACAAAAACAAGTTGTGTGTGtgttatgtgtatatatttacattaagttttaaaacttgaatgtagcagttttttaagaaaaagaagaataaactattaaagaaaataaagttttgccATAAAGCTCTTCATGCCAAGATACTCCTTGCCCTAACCCTCAgtccttttatattttaaaatctccCACAGTCAGGTTTTTCAATatgtttcatttatatatatatatatatatatatatatatatatatatatatatatatatatatatatatatatatatatatatatatatatacacacattgatgcgcacacacacatatatttatatatatgtatatatctactatagtgtgtttatgtaaaaaatcgTTACCTGTTTTTGTTACATTAGTTTATACggtgtttttagaaattatatatatatatatatatatatatatatatatatatatatatatatatatatatatatatatatatattagggcagtccaaaaatataaagtttaaaaatgcaatCCTCCACAAGGCTATCCTTATTCCATATGCTATTACTGATTTAATTccaaaatttgattaaaattaagtaatatttAGAGGTAACAACTTTATAAGACTTTTTGAATTCAATATCGAAAATTcacaaaattttacttattgATTTCTGATTATGTAAATTGTTGTTCTATTATACTTTAATGTTTCTTAAGACTAAACAAACTTTAACAACAAGCTTTAGCTTGATAATATAATCATGAAGCAATATTAAGCAATAGTTTCTTAAAAGTCTAGAAGTGTTCTTAGTGAAACATAAGAGCTGCTTTCGTCGGAACAGGAAACTCTTTCTGATGGCTGGACACTAGTTGCAACAGATACTGTTTCTGAATTTCATCCTTTTTcaagaaagaattaaaagattGAATGAGTGCAACCCCTCTTTCTGCACAATTATTTACAACCTTTAGAACTTTTACACTAGCCAGCATTGATTGGAAGGTTGTGTCAGAAGCCCAGTTGGTCGGATGCTTTGACAAGTAGGTTCTTGCTTCTTCCTTTCCATTTATTGCTAGAAGATTGAAGATATTCAAATAACGACTAGTGATGTATGTCTGCAATGGTGCACGATAGTCGAAATCTTTGAAGTTCAGGCGTTTGCATGCATTTGATATTTGGGTACTTGTAGTAGAATTAGGAGATTCATATCATTGAAAGGAGCTCTTGATGCAAGAGGAGCTTCATGCCAATAGCGGGCATAGACCAGTGATACAAAAAATGCAATAGACTCGATTCCGGCTATCTCTTTTGCAGTAAGTTTGACCTGatctttaacttaaaaaatattgatagaATAGATGGCTTTAGCCATCCATCTGGTATGATGCATTGCTCTAGGTGCACGAAAACTAAATGTGCCTTCGCCTCCAAGGAAAGCATAACATAGCTGTAGTAGCTCCTTGTAGTCATCATGGGTAAGTTCTGCATGTATCGCGTCCCTGAAAAATGATATCATATCTGCACGAAGACCAATGGGCATACCTTCAAAGAGGATGTCAGGTGCAGACTTAAAATCATCCTTGTTGATGAATAACCACATagtttgaaattgtttaaacagGCCTATTTCAGGTCCACTAGATGGTCCAAGAACAGCAGAGAACACATTGGCGAGCACAACCTCAAACACGTGATGGCGACAAGCAATCCATACAAGTTATAGAGCTCTTTTAATTAGAGTGCAGGTGCTGATGTTCAATCCTGTGTTGGAAGCCATTGTATCGAAGACTAATCCTTGAATCAAAAGCAGGCATTACACTGTTCTTTGCCTGTGCCACGTCCAATCTTTGGGACAGCAAGCAGTTGCTCCTTTTCTTTCCCTGAAACAAGAATGGTTATTCGATCTACAAGTTCTCTGCTGTTGCCGGTAATGTCTGGAAGCAATTTTCCATCCCAATGAAGTAGTAACAGATAATCCGTGTTGGCTGAGAATGATGCCTGTTGTACAGTTGCTACTGCCTTCCGTTTAATGGTACTACAAGACAAAGCCACATCATCTAACTCCACACCGAGCGCTTGTGCCACTGCCCCAACAACAAACATGGCACCTTGATCAGGAAGGTTGAATCGGTCAAGTGCAGATTCCACTTCATTTGTGATGATGGATTTCCTTAATTTTATTGAAGCTGGTGTAGAATTGGTTGACTTTGATGTGATGACAAAATTATCATCGGAATCAGAAGAAGGCGAGGAGGAGCTGTCTGAATCAAGTTGAACAAGAGATGTAGATACGACTGCAGTCGGCTGTGATTTTTCTCCAATCTAGCAGCTTCTAGTGAAATTCTGCTTTATTTATGGGACTCTTTGTCGGCTAATGACTGGTCAATTCCAGCCATGTTGGCACTTGAAGGATCTTCTTGTTGCATTTGCAAGAACTGCTTGTTCTCTTCATTGGTCATGAGTTGCATGGCATCCTTGCAAGAGATATCAAACAGTTCTTCAAGATCAGCTTTAAACTGTTCCTCATTGAACTGGCAACCATCTTTCTGCGTTAGTCGATGTTTTTTCAACAAACAGTATTTATCGTATAATTTGCAAAGTTTCCGCACTCCAAAGTCAATACCTTGTGTAGGCATCCATTGCCAGTTTTGAACTTCTAGCAATCGTTAGTCCATTTTCAATGTGGTGgaacataaaatttttcaagacTGCACCATTTGTTAGCAATCCAGAACCAAGAACTTCCTCTTCCACTTGCCAATCAGCCAAACTTGTGGTGAACTTCTGGTCATAGGCTGCGTCGTTGTTATCtatgacataaaaaaattatcatagaaATTTTGTAAAGTACTGTAATTCATTAAAACagctttaaattatttaacacaaGTATTAATACTGTTTATGAATTCATCAATGGTTTAATAATCGCCAATCGACAAAAGCAACTACGTACTTAATTCCTAAAAATTATTGGTCTTAGTTCATACACCGCTTACTTAAGACCAatagattaataaaataatacattaataaaaatgtacatGCTATACACAATTTTAATCAGTTTTTACGTAGCAAGAACCCTGTCAcgaacttaaaataaaaattgttcttttgGCTACTACCTCTAAATATGTTCCAAATTAACCAAAATTTGTCCTGAACATTCCTATTACCAAATGGAATGAAGGGAACCTTGTGGAGCAGCATTctgataacatttattttttaacattgtatCGTGGAccgccctaatatatatatatacatacatatatatgtatgtatatgtatagatacatatgtatgtatatatatatatatatatatatatatatatatatatatatatatatatatatatatatacacacattcattttaatgttgttgtattcctttgttattttatttttccacgGATATATGTGAAGCAAAAATTCTATGAACAATCTGATTTGAAGCCGAGAATCTGAAAGTTAActtaatgatgttttttgatCTTATATGATTGTTCTTGTACAGAATTTTATGCTTTATTCAAGTGAATTAAAGATTATGTTGACACTTGACATTGTATCCTATAGGAAttgcaaaaaatcaaatattttaataaaaagttttatctttaaaatctttgaaaaatgcTACATTTAACTGTTTAATTTGAATAGCTTTAAAAGCGTTAAATATAATGTTGTGTTATATTGAGTTATTTATTGTAAacctaaaattgttttttaaaattaatgttattgtattaagttgtttatatttttcctttttccTTTGAAGCCAATGTTGTTGCAGGCAATTATGTTGTtctatatttctatttttaatgaaaaaaaaaaatcaggaaaaataaaggaaatattaGATgtcattaaatgaaaaaaaaacaacagatttttgcaaaaatattgatatcaaaaatttgttaagactgttttaatgtttttcaaaaaaaattttagatgcCTTGAAAAGTGTTGTTTATGAAAATTGGCAGTCACATCTATTAAATCAAGGTGAATTAATCATTCGTGAAAACATTTAGTTAACAATAATTGATTGCGTCTTtactttgaataaattttttagattatgagCAGCGAACAAGACTTTGGACTGGAGTTCCTTGTAAGTACAtcttaaattaatgttaaaaaattacaagaaaaaatcttcaaaaagagAGTAAACAACAAAGTCCGTTTACTTAGCACTCAAATATTGGTGCTTCGTAATTCAATCCCAGTCTTCGTGTTTTCTTGACTTAGCTTACAACACTACATTTAAATATTCTGTCATTCtcgtttttgtttttcatactttttaagtCTCTTCTgggaatttgttttaaaagatttggtTGTAGACATTTGACAGGCGTTTTGGAAACAAACAGGTTTGGGCAAAATAAAAGTTGTGCGAAtttgttaatgtatttttatattaaaatattttttttacataaaaaaattactataaatgcaaatataataacataattaaatatattaaaataaatgcaaatatatTACAGAATAGTAACAATTAaactgtataatttttattatagtgattattatagtaacattttttataaaagtgaattaatagttttttgtaaaacaaaaagatctataattaaataatgaagTTTAAGTAAATGATAAAGAGAAAAACAAGCAAGGCTAAAGTGCTCTTTCAgcctttatttcaataaaattttgctaTTTGTAAACCGTTTAAGGAAAAGCAATGACtcttgaatgttttaaaaatgatataaaaaatataacgatTGCAGGTTTTCATGAGGAGATAAGTATTTTCATATACACTTCCAAATAACTTAAACAGCGATAATACTTTTACAACTTTATATGCACATGTGCCagtttaatagtaaaaataaacgTTTTGAAACCTGCACtcttctttaatatttttatatttttcatacttttaataatatttaaatattctttattgaCCATATGACCAATcaaattttaacagttttatactGTTGTTTGGAAATAAGAGATTAGTAGGAACAGGGGCATCGAGATTACTAGGAAAAATTTGTCTGAAAAATATGGTTTagattttttctaaagtataaGCTAATTGCTTAGTTTTCGCAAAATACAAAATCTAAATTACTGAAGAATATAAGAATTATGTTAAGATAAAACAAGAATGCGCCAGCGATgctaatttaaattcattgcAAAACAATCCAAAATTTGTGTTTATCAAAATCAGTCACAAAtccattcaaaataattaaatatcacatttaaaatattatctgtAGATAATATTTCAAATGTGTTGTAaatttcaaagcattttttcagttaatttaGGTGAATTTTCAGTGCGCTGTATGTATAAGTGTACGAATTCGTACGATTAGAGCACCGATTATTGTATCTGTTGTggatttttgtgtttatttcttactaattttcaaatattattttttagatgacCCTGTTCGAGCTGCTTCTGTAACTAACAAAAGGAGAAAACCGCGTAAACCTCCTTCAGCTGATGCAAAAACTAGCAAATCAAAGAAACTGTTATCAAGTAATGCAGTTCCTCCTCATCCGAATCCTGAAATCCTATTGGTCGATGAGCCGGTTCTAATGGGGAAATTCGACGACGATGAGCGAATCATAACGAGGTAAATGATTTCAGAGAAGTGATTTAACTGTTATATGTTGTTTCATTTGGTGAGGAAATTGTTATGATGACAGATTAGCTACTTGAGTTTATATCTGAAGTTTTCGATGAATTATCTAAATGAAGGGCCAAAAACTATCAATAGTGGAATTGATATatttgcccatatatatatatatagtagacaTAAGTAAATTGCTAAAATGGTTATTCATTGGAAGTAAGGTTAACTTTATGTGAATTTCGTCCCAGCGAACGTTTAATATACGTTCGTTTATTCTTAATACTTCCTAAAAGAATTCGTTCAAAGAAAACTGCTATAGGAAAAGCTTTTGTTTTGCAGGTTAGAAAATCCGACATTCATGAACGTTAAGAGCGGTTCCTCGAATAATATACACGTGTTTCAATCTTCCAAACATCGATCCCACGAAGACGGTTTAGAATAATGTTTCTAAACTTTCGTATGTAGatagagatttataattttttaatatacatttatttatcacatccaataaaataaaacttgttttttataaaaattacattatttcgagtattttaaattctttaaaataaaagctcTAATAAAAGGctttgaaataaaagttctaaaaaactttggaaaaacgaaaactgaaattttagattCTTTTTACTATTCGTAATGTTTGcgttttattacctttttttttttaatcattttaatttaattatttgtatatatttttattactttctttactttttttttttgatgatattctctgtttttcagattatttattattgaaccTCATACAAGAAAAGTAAATGAACTCAAAAAATAAAGACtatctttgcaaaaaatttcttttctaaatagctattgaaatattttctttttcatcacaatataatttttttttttgaaatgaaaaaataagtattgCTATTATTAGCAATAAATTATTCCTATTCCTAACTCTGCAAACATACTTAGATGGTTTTTTAACTTAACGAAAATCcccggaaatttttttaattaaaatcctGGGAAAAGgaaaacaaagatatatgagtAAATTCCGGACAGTTAGTAAAGAGATAAAACTACTGAGTAATTTTGCTTCTCTAAAATTCACTCAAGTCAATTAAAATCATCCCAGTATTATCGTAAACAACCTGCAAAGcgtgataatttatttac containing:
- the LOC136071813 gene encoding LIM domain-binding protein 2-like isoform X2, encoding MSTLTVHFKEKSHVRKYTIHRRLIPRFFRSLFDGGVAKIFFMVLETKENLLSSSVTLECKQSSMIVSYSKPNATKVHVDGNLSIEFSFDEYMRIRSWKFIVKEVLEMVPKSHVLNCAAEKAKLEEITKKITEFGFSPSAVQHLRIGVVLESMQKLMSRQKTFGLSPRDALKSVVYENWQSHLLNQDYEQRTRLWTGVPYDPVRAASVTNKRRKPRKPPSADAKTSKSKKLLSSNAVPPHPNPEILLVDEPVLMGKFDDDERIITRLENPTFMNVKSGSSNNIHVFQSSKHRSHEDGLE